Proteins encoded by one window of Pseudomonas sp. PSKL.D1:
- the rpmJ gene encoding 50S ribosomal protein L36: protein MKVRASVKKLCRNCKIIRREGVVRVICSAEPRHKQRQG, encoded by the coding sequence ATGAAAGTTCGTGCATCGGTGAAAAAGCTGTGCCGTAACTGCAAGATCATCCGTCGCGAAGGCGTCGTACGAGTGATCTGCAGCGCGGAACCGCGTCACAAACAGCGCCAAGGCTGA
- a CDS encoding DNA-directed RNA polymerase subunit alpha: MQISVNEFLTPRHIDVQVVSPTRAKITLEPLERGFGHTLGNALRRILLSSMPGCAVVEAEIDGVLHEYSAIEGVQEDVIEILLNLKGLAIKLHGRDEVTLTLSKKGSGVVTAADIQLDHDVEIVNPDHVIANLASNGALNMKLTVARGRGYEPADSRQTDEDESRSIGRLQLDASFSPVRRIAYVVENARVEQRTNLDKLVIDLETNGTLDPEEAIRRAATILQQQLAAFVDLKGDSEPVVVEQEDEIDPILLRPVDDLELTVRSANCLKAENIYYIGDLIQRTEVELLKTPNLGKKSLTEIKDVLASRGLSLGMRLDNWPPASLKKDDKATA, translated from the coding sequence ATGCAGATTTCGGTAAATGAGTTCCTGACTCCTCGTCACATCGACGTGCAAGTAGTCAGTCCAACCCGCGCTAAAATCACGCTCGAGCCTCTCGAGCGTGGTTTCGGCCATACCCTGGGCAACGCGCTGCGCCGCATCCTGTTGTCCTCCATGCCTGGCTGTGCAGTAGTCGAGGCCGAGATCGATGGCGTACTCCATGAGTACTCCGCGATCGAAGGTGTACAGGAAGACGTAATTGAAATCCTGTTGAACCTGAAAGGCCTGGCTATCAAGCTGCACGGTCGTGACGAAGTTACGCTGACCTTGTCGAAGAAGGGTTCGGGGGTGGTTACCGCTGCCGATATTCAGCTGGATCACGATGTCGAGATCGTCAACCCCGATCACGTAATCGCGAACCTGGCGTCCAACGGCGCCCTGAACATGAAGCTCACCGTAGCTCGTGGTCGCGGTTACGAGCCGGCCGACTCCCGTCAAACCGACGAAGACGAAAGCCGTAGCATTGGCCGTCTGCAGCTGGACGCTTCGTTCAGCCCGGTGCGTCGTATCGCCTATGTGGTCGAGAACGCCCGTGTTGAACAGCGTACCAACCTGGACAAGCTGGTCATTGATCTGGAAACCAACGGCACCCTGGATCCTGAAGAGGCTATCCGCCGCGCTGCGACCATCCTGCAACAGCAGCTGGCCGCGTTCGTCGACCTCAAAGGTGACAGCGAGCCTGTCGTAGTCGAGCAGGAAGACGAGATCGATCCGATCCTGCTGCGCCCGGTTGACGACCTGGAACTGACTGTACGTTCGGCCAACTGCCTCAAGGCGGAGAACATCTACTACATCGGCGACCTGATTCAGCGTACCGAAGTAGAGTTGTTGAAGACTCCTAACCTGGGCAAGAAGTCCCTGACTGAAATCAAGGACGTCCTGGCCTCTCGTGGTCTGTCTCTCGGCATGCGCCTCGACAACTGGCCGCCTGCAAGTCTTAAGAAAGACGACAAGGCGACCGCCTGA
- the rpsD gene encoding 30S ribosomal protein S4, with product MARYIGPKCKLSRREGTDLFLKSGVRALESKCNIEAAPGIHGQRRGRQSDYGTQLREKQKVRRIYGVLERQFRGYYQAAASKKGATGENLLQLLECRLDNVVYRMGFGSTRSESRQLVSHKAISVNGKTVNIPSYQVRPGDVVSVREKSLNQLRIVQALELCAQRGRVEWVDVDAAKKSGVFKNVPARGDLSADINENLIVELYSK from the coding sequence ATGGCACGTTACATTGGTCCAAAATGCAAACTGTCTCGTCGTGAAGGCACTGACCTGTTCCTGAAGAGCGGCGTTCGCGCTCTGGAATCGAAGTGCAACATCGAAGCAGCCCCAGGTATCCACGGCCAGCGCCGTGGCCGTCAGTCCGACTACGGTACCCAGCTGCGCGAGAAACAAAAAGTCCGTCGTATCTACGGTGTTCTGGAGCGTCAGTTCCGCGGTTACTACCAAGCTGCTGCCTCGAAAAAAGGCGCAACTGGTGAAAACCTGCTGCAACTGCTCGAGTGCCGTCTGGATAACGTCGTTTACCGTATGGGCTTCGGCTCGACTCGTTCCGAGTCCCGTCAGCTGGTTTCGCACAAAGCGATCAGCGTCAACGGTAAGACTGTAAACATTCCATCCTACCAAGTTCGTCCGGGTGACGTGGTCTCGGTTCGCGAGAAGTCGCTGAACCAGCTGCGCATTGTTCAAGCCCTTGAACTGTGCGCCCAGCGTGGCCGCGTTGAGTGGGTAGACGTAGATGCTGCTAAAAAGTCGGGCGTTTTCAAGAACGTTCCTGCTCGCGGCGACCTGTCTGCCGACATCAACGAAAACCTGATTGTCGAGCTCTACTCCAAGTAA
- the rpsK gene encoding 30S ribosomal protein S11 — protein MAKPAARPRKKVKKTVVDGIAHIHASFNNTIVTITDRQGNALSWATSGGSGFRGSRKSTPFAAQIAAERAGQAALEYGLKNLDVNVKGPGPGRESAVRALNSCGYKIASITDVTPIPHNGCRPPKKRRV, from the coding sequence ATGGCAAAACCTGCTGCTCGTCCTCGTAAGAAAGTCAAAAAGACAGTGGTTGATGGCATCGCCCACATCCATGCGTCTTTCAACAACACCATCGTGACCATCACCGACCGTCAGGGCAATGCTTTGTCCTGGGCGACCTCCGGTGGTTCGGGTTTCCGTGGTTCGCGCAAATCCACCCCGTTCGCAGCTCAGATCGCTGCTGAGCGTGCTGGTCAAGCTGCGCTGGAATACGGTCTGAAAAACCTCGACGTTAACGTCAAGGGTCCAGGTCCAGGTCGTGAGTCCGCCGTTCGTGCATTGAACAGCTGTGGCTACAAGATCGCCAGCATCACCGACGTGACGCCAATCCCGCACAACGGGTGCCGTCCGCCGAAGAAGCGCCGCGTGTAA
- the rpsM gene encoding 30S ribosomal protein S13 — translation MARIAGVNIPDNKHTVISLTYIYGVGRTTAQKICADAGVNPAAKIKDLSDEQIETLRGEVAKFTTEGDLRRDINMKIKRLMDLGCYRGLRHRKGLPVRGQRTKTNARTRKGPRKPIRK, via the coding sequence ATGGCCCGTATTGCAGGCGTCAACATTCCAGATAACAAGCATACTGTTATCTCGCTGACCTACATCTATGGTGTCGGTCGCACAACTGCACAGAAGATCTGTGCAGACGCTGGTGTAAACCCAGCCGCTAAGATCAAGGATCTGAGCGACGAGCAAATCGAAACCCTGCGTGGCGAAGTTGCGAAGTTCACCACCGAAGGTGACCTGCGTCGTGACATCAACATGAAGATCAAACGCTTGATGGACCTGGGTTGCTACCGCGGCCTGCGTCATCGTAAAGGTCTGCCGGTTCGCGGTCAGCGCACCAAGACCAACGCACGCACCCGTAAGGGCCCGCGTAAGCCGATCCGCAAGTAA